Part of the Gallalistipes aquisgranensis genome, TACCCTTAAAACATACTTCGTCCCCTTCGTGCAGCAGTTTAACAAATCCGGTTTCTTCCATTTTCCGCCCTCCTTCATCCTTACACACAGGCCCCGGACGGGGCCTCTCTCTCAACAAAACTAAAAAATTTATCGGAAAGAAGATTCCAAAAAAACCGAAGAAATCGCAGAAAGTAACAAAAACGAAGCGCAGGAAGCCGATCCGTAAACAATAATACGAAAAAAGGAAAAATCCGCTCCGATTTGTCAACGGGCCGGAAGGCCTACCGCTCCTTCTGGCGCACCCAGATCAGTTTCGAAGTGTCGTATCCGCGCCTGCGCGCCTGTTCCAGCAGATATTCCAGCGTCACCGGATCGAGTTTCGGAGTGCGCGAAAGTATCCACAGATATTTGTCGGAGCTGCTGCCCACGAGCGCATAGGCATACTCCAGCGAATCGAGTGCCAGCACGTAATAGTCGGAATAGAACCAGAGGAAAAACGACACTTTCAGCTTGCCCGGATCGGCCGGGTCGGGCTGTTTGGCCTTCGCATGGGCCACCCGGAACTTTCCCTTTTTGTAACCGCTGTTGGTAACGGCGATCATCCCGTCGGGACGCATGGCATATTCGGCCGTCACGCACTCCATTCCCCGCTCGAAACGGTGATCGAAACGGGCGATCTCATACCAGCGGCCCAGAAAACGGTTCAGGTCGAGCGTCTCCACCGTCTTCACCCGCTCCGCTCCGGCCGGATCGGCGGGTGCACTCATCGCATGGGGAGCGGAAAGTCCGACGAGCGCTGCCGAAAGGAAATACATACTTTTCATGACGAACATCTTTTCCGGAAATTCTCCGCACAAAACGTACCGAAATCCGCCGCTACCGGCCGGAATTTCCGTACACGCGGGCGTACCACGCCGTCCCGGCATACAACGCATTCAGATCGGCATAGTCCGCATACGGCACATAAACGCTCATACCGCAGAAAGTTTCGACCGTCACGGCCGACATCACTTTCTCCGTGCTCCTTTTGTAGAGGACCACCGAATCGAGACACGTCCCGAACTCCGCCAGCAACGGGTCGGAGGCGGGCACCAGCTGAGAAACGACGTCTTCCAGATCGAACATCGTGTGCCGGGAGTAACGGTCGAAATGCTGGATAGCCCCCCGGTCGAGCAGGGGAATCTGCGAGCGGTACCGCTCCGTGATGCGGCCCATCGCCTCCGCGAGCCGCTCCATTTTCCCCAGGTCGTACAGGGCCGTGGTCGCCGTCCGGAATGGCCCCGACCGGGCATCGTAGTATTCGAAGAATTTGCGGCACACCTCGCTCAGCCGTGGCTGCGGAGCCAGCAGGTCGGAGACGATGCGGTCGTAAGGCAGGCCGTTCGCCAGCACCTCGGCCGCCGATGCGACCATATAATCCGCCTTGTTCCGCAGGGCGTAGGCCACCTCGGCCTCTCCCATGAAGCAGGCGTCGATCACGATGTAGTCGAACATGCCGTCGGGCAGTGCGGCGGCCAGGTCGGAAAGTTCCATCTCGAACGAACCGTCCTGTCCGAAAGTCCGCGTAAGGGGCATATCTTCCCCTCCCGAAGCGGCATTTTTCCGCAGGAGAGACGAACGGGTATACCCGCTTCCCTGCGGAAGCCAACCCGTGGCGTGGGACCAGAGAATCAGCCCGTAACTGACCCCGGGCGCCAGCGTGCGCACATCGCCGAGCACGACACGCATGACGGAGGGATCGAGCGAATTCTGATCCCCGTATCCCTTCAGCGTCCGCAACTCGCCCACCCCCGAGCTATTGCGCACCACCTCCAGCAGACGGGGCGCCTCCCCCGCCGGATCGCGGTATATGACGATCCGGCCCGGTGCAGGATCGCTGTCGCCGACCGCCTGCAAGAGCATGTCGATATTTTCCGTATCGTACTGACTGTATCCCAGCGAATTGTCCGCCACCATATAGACGAGCAGGGTCCGTTCGGCCGACGGTACGACCGTAGCGCCTTCCCGCTCGCAGGCAGGAAAAAGCAACAGGCATATACCCCCGAAAACCGTCAGCAACATCCGGGTCATGGCCTGCCGAATCCCTTTTTCTTATAGAGGGGAATGCCGTTGAATTCGAGCCCCTGCACCCGCTTTTCGCGCAACTTGTCGGGTTTGCGCCAGTAGACCCGGCCGAAATCGAAGTAATACCCCTTCACCTTTCCGTGGCGTTGCAACAGGGGAATATACTCCACCGTGCTGGTCACCACCATCCGCTTCATCGGCTGCAGGTCCATCATGGCCAACACGTCCGTCGAATGGGAGAAGAAAAGCACATGCCACGGAGAGTCCTGCCTCAACCCCGTGCCGGAAGATTTGATCGTGGCGACGATCTTGTCCAGCCGGTCGCGGTTGATCTCGGCCTGCCTGCGGTCGCCCAGCTTCTCGTAGGCATAGATCAGGAAGTTGACGTTCCGCGGGCTGAAGGGATCGGCCTTCATCGACTCGCCCACATACTCGATGATCCGGGCGCATTGGGCCGAATCGGGCTCGTTGTTCTGCGCGAAGACCGTCATCACCTTGTCGTCGGCAGGGTTCGCCTCCAGCGGCTTGTACTCCTCCTGATAGGGAAATCCGTAGTACAGATAGTAATAGTCGTCCTCCGTCAGGGTCGTATCCCCGGCCATGTACCGGGAAAAAAGAGGCGGATAATAGTAGGGCGACGCATGGTCGATCACCGCCCGCAGAACGGCGTCGTTGTCAGGCACCCGCTGGCCCAGCAGCCACAGAGGCATCGAAAGGAGCACGAGTGCGAATATTTTTTTCATAAGATTCCGTTTTCCTGTATAACGGCAAATATAATCAAAAAATCGGCCGGATTCAGTGAATCCGGCCGGAATATGTCTCTCTCCGGAAAGGAAGGGTTTACAGGCCGTACCGATCCATCAGCATCCGGAGACGTTCCAGCAACGCATCGGAGCCCGGCACCAGCGGAAGCCTCAACCGGTTTTCCGCCATTCCCCGCACGGCCAGAGCCGCCTTGACTCCCGTGGGATTTCCCTCCGCGAAAAGCACCTCGACCGCCTCGAACAGGCGGAGCTGAAGCGACGAAGCCGTGGTCCGGTCGCCGGCGAAAGCCGCCCTCACCATGCGGATGAACACTGCCGGAAAGACATTGGCCGCCACGGAAATCACTCCGTCGCCCCCGAGAGCGATCAGCGGCAGGGCCATGTTGTCGTCGCCCGAAAAGACCCGGAATCCCTCGGGCCGGTCGCGGAGCAGGTAGCTCATCTGCGAGAGCGAACCGCAAGCCTCCTTGACCCCCAGCAGGTTTTTCACCTCGGATGCCAGCCGAAGCGTCGTTTCCGCCTTCAGATTGACACCCGTGCGGGAGGGTACGTTATAGAGCAGGATCGGCACGGGCGATTCGCCGGCGATCGCCCTGTAATGCTCGAAAAGACCCTGCTGCGAGGGCTTGTTATAATAAGGAGTGACACTCAGCACGGCATCCACGCCCGAAAGGTCGGTCTCTCCGATCTGCCGGATCACCCCGGCCGTATCGTAACCGCCGATTCCCACGATCAGAGGCAGCCCCTTCCGGTTGCGCTCCCGGACAAAGGCGAGGATATCGCTCTTCTCCCCGGCGGAAAGCGTGGGGGTCTCCGCCGTCGTACCCAGCGCCACCAGGAAATCGGCGCCGTTCTCCGTCACATAATCCACGAGCCGGCCGAGCGAAACGTAGTCCACACCGCCCCTCTCATCGAAAGGGGTTACCAATGCCACGCCGACTCCCTGAATGTTATTTTTCATACATTTTGTGTAAATTCATGGCAAAGGTAATAAAATTTCTAAAACAACGAACCCTGAACGGGATTATTTTCTTTCTCCGGCGAAGAGGCCGCTCCGGCGCCGTCGCCCTCTCCGATCATCGCCAGGAAACGCTCCTCGTCGATGATTTCGACACCCAGTTTCTGAGCCTTGGCGAGCTTGGCCGGTCCCATGTTCGCTCCGGCCAGCAGGAAGTCGGTGTTCGAGGAGACGGCGGCCAGGTTCTTTCCCCCGTGCAGCTCGATAAGCTCCTTGAGCTGGTCGCGGCTATGCGCGGCGAAAGTGCCCGAAATGACGAAAGTCCGGCCCCCGAGCGAATCGGAAAGCCCCTCCCGTTTTCCGCCGCTGAACTGTACCCCTGCTTTCCGGAGGCGGGCGATGATCTTCAGGTTATCTTCGTCGGAGAGATACTGGATGACGCTGTCGGCGATCTTCTCCCCCACTTCGTCCGCCTCCAGCAACTGCTCGCGGGTCGCGGCGGCGATGGCATCCAGGCTGCCGAAACGGGCAGCCAGATTTTTGGCCGTCGTCTCGCCCACGAACCGGATACCCAATGCGAAAAGCACCCGGGGAAAGGGCACTTCGGCGGAACGGCGGATACTCGTTACGATATTCTCCGCCGATTTCTCCCCGAGCCGGGGCAGCGGGGCCAACTCGCCGGCCGTGAGGTCGTAGAGGTCGGCGATGTTCCGGATAAGCCCCTGTTCGTAAAGAAGCGCGACGGTCTCCTCTCCCAGCCCCTCGATGTCCATCGCACGACGGGCGATGAAGTGGATGATACGTCCCACGATCTGCGGGGGACAGTGGCTCTGGTTCGGACAATAGTGCTTGGCCTCCCCCTCGTATCGGACCAGCAGGGTACCGCACTCGGGGCAATGCGTAATGTACTCGAACGGGGTGCTGTCGGCCGGACGCCGCGAGAGTTCGACGCCGACGATCTTAGGAATGATCTCCCCTCCCTTCTCCACATAGACCATGTCGTGCAGCCGGATATCGAGCAGGGCGATCTGCTCGGCATTGTGCAGCGAAGCCCGCTTGACGGTCGTCCCCGCCAGCTGCACGGGGTCGAGATTGGCCACGGGAGTGACCGCCCCTGTACGACCCACCTGGAAATCGACCGTATTGAGCCTCGTCAGGGCCTGCTCGGCCTTGAACTTGTAGGCCACCGCCCAGCGGGGCGACTTGGCCGTATAGCCCAATTTGCGCTGCAGAGCATATTCGTTCACCTTGATGACCACGCCGTCGGTATCGTAGGGAAGCGTCTCGCGCAACCTGTCCACCCGGCGGATATAGTCGTCTATGCACTCCGTACTCCGGCAGAGCTCCATGCGGTCCGAAATCTTGAACCCCCACTCCTTCGCCTTCTGCAGGCTCTCCCAGTGCGAGGCGTAAGGCAGATCGTCACCCACCAGGTAATACATGAAATTGTCCAGCCCACGGCGGGCCACCACGGCTGAACTCTGCTGCTTGAGCGTGCCGGCCGCCGCATTGCGCGGATTGGCGAAAGGCGCCTCGCCCGCCTCCTCGCGTTCGGCGTTGAGCCGGTCGAAAGAAGCGTGGGGCATCAGGATTTCGCCCCGTATCTCGAAAAAGGAGGGATAATCGTCTCCGCGCAGCTCCAGCGGAATGCTGCGGATCGTGCGCACGTTGGCCGTCACGTCGTCCCCGGCCGTCCCGTCGCCGCGTGTGACGGCACGCACCAGCCGCCCGTTCTCGTAAGTGACGCTGATGGCTGTCCCGTCGAACTTCAGTTCGCAGACGTACTCCGTCTCCCCCACCTCGCGCGCGACCCGGTCGCAGAACTCGTGCATCTCGTCCGGAGAATAGGTGTTCGACAGGGAGAGCATCGGATAGCGGTGTGCGACGGTGGCGAACTCCCCCGTCAGGTCGCTTCCCACACGGTGCGAGGGGGAATTGGGATCGTCGTACTGCGGATAGGCGGCCTCCAGCTCCTGCAACTCGCGCATCTTACGGTCGAAATCGTAGTCGCTGATGAGAGGATCGTTCAGCACGTAATACCGGTAGTTGTGTTCGTTGAGCTCTTTGCGGAGCCTGAGTATCTGTTCGAGCATGGTTCGTCTAAATTTGCCCAAAGGTATTAATTTTGTCCGGAAGCCGTATCTTCCGCAGAGGCAAAATCATGTCGGGAACAGGAGAGAAAAGGAAAAAACGGAAAAAAATTTTTCAGACTATTCGGGATATTCAAATTTTGCTTATACTTGCAGAAAATTTTCAGAAAGCATGGCCACAGAAACAAAACCCAAGAAGCGTCTGGTGGTGAGTTACCATAACTTACCGGCGGAACTTCAGGAAGAATTGAAGAAGAAGTACCCTAACGGATATACCGACAGCATGCTCCGGATCGACAAGGGCCCGGGCGACTTTTTCTACGCTGTCGTACTGGAGACGGAAGACACCAGCTACCTGGTCAAAGTAGACGTGAAGGTGGACGGACAGCTCGACGAAGAGGAAGACAAGGAGTATTACGACGACGAAATCAAGGGCGCCGACGAAATCATCGACGACAACGCGGAGGAGTCGGACGACGAATAGGGCGGAAGAGTCACGCCGGAAAACGGAATGGTACGGATTATGCATCCGTACCATTCCGTTTTTTAACCGATCCGCTATGGCCGACCGTCAACACAGAAGTTACTCCAACGGAGAGATCACCGTCCTCTGGCAGCCGGAAAAATGCCGGCATTCGGGCATCTGCGTCTCCCGCCTGCCCGAAGTTTTCGATGCCCGTTCCAGACCCTGGATCAACATGGAGGCCGCGGAGAGCCGGAAGATCGTGGAAACGATCCTTCGCTGTCCCAGCGGCGCCCTCTCCTACACGCTCGGCGGCACACGCAAGCCGCAGGCTGCAGCCGCCCCTCAACGGGAACTCGTCACCCGGTGACCGTCCCCGAACAAAAAAGAAAGTCTGCCCTTTCGCAAGGCAGACTTTTCTTTGTCCTGTCCGGTTATGCCGGAATCAATAATTCGCAGGGTCCCAGTTCAGGATACGGAAGAAATCGTACTCTTCGGGGAACTCCACCCACTGACGGGCCGCCTCGTAATCCTCGGGCGTGAGGTAGCAGAGGATGTGATCCACCACGGCATGGAACTTGTCGCCCGTGATATCCACCAGACGGGGCGGAATCTTGCCCGTCACGTCGTCCTGCAGGTCCTTTAGGTAAAGCTGGCTCACCTGGCCGCGCTGATCCACATAGACCATGCAACCTGTCTTGCCTTCCGAGAAGAGCTTGTAAACGCCCATTCCCAGCATCGAACAATACACCAGGTCGAAGGCCACCGGAGTCTGACAGCGCACCTCGTAGCCGATCTCCACCGGACGCGACTTCACCTTCAGATTGATCTGCTTCAGTTTCTTCTCGATCATCTCATTGAAAATGTGAGCTTTCGACACTTTGCCCAACTCGGGATGACCGTGTTCGTCATAGGAAAAATGAACGCCCGACTTCTTGATCTCGTCGTTGCTCAGCTCATGGAACACGCCCTCGGAAATGATCGCCGCACCATAATCCATGTGCATGATCTTGCGCTTGATGATCGAGGAGATCACCAGGTTGACGATCTTGTCCACGGTGATCTCGGTTTTGTTGAACATCTCCGGAATCACGATCATCGGATAGTGGCAGGCGGTACCGATACCGAAAGCCAGGTGTCCGGCCGAACGTCCCATGGCCGCCAGCACGAACCAGTTGCCGCTGGTGCGGGCATCCACATAGACGGTACGGCCAATGATGGCCCCCTTGTCCTTGGCCGACTGATAGCCGAACGTGGGCGACCCTTCGGGCAGGGGCAGGTCGTTGTCGATGGTCTTCGGCACGTGGATGTTGGCGATCGGATATTTCTTCTCCTCAAGGAACTTGGCAATGCGGTTCGCGGTCGAAGCGGTATCGTCTCCGCCCACCGTCACCAGCAGTTTCACATTGTTCGACGTGAAGAAATCGAGGTTGAAATCGTTGGCGAAATTCTCGTTCGTAGGCTTGAAACGGCTCATCTGCAGGTAGGAACCGCCCCGGTTGAAGATGTCGTCGGCCAGGAAATAGTCTATATCCACCATCCGGGGATTCTTCTTGAAAAGCCCCGTGTAGCCTTCGTGCAGACCGATCACACGGTAACCTTTCTGCAAAAACGTCTTGGCCACGCTGCCGACCACGGTGTTCATACCGGGTGCAGGGCCTCCTCCCGTCAGAATTGCGATTGCATCTTTCATTGCTGGTTCGAATTTATAAGTTATTAATCGTAGCGATTCGCACTATTGTCCACGCCAAAATTACAACTTATTTTTTAAATTCTTTTAAGAATCTATGAATTCGAAGCCTTTTTCAGAAATTTTTCCACGTCGACGATAAAGCGCCGGTGAACCCCTTCGCCGATCGTGGCACCGCTTTCGTCGCGGGCCGACACTTCATAGACCAGCTCCCGGCCGTCAATGGCGGTGAGAGTCGCCGTGGCGAACACCTTGCGCCCCACGGGGGTTGCCTTCACATGGGTCACGTCGATCAGCGTACCCACCGTGCTCTGCCCCGGATCGAGCGCGGGAGCCACGGCATGGCGCGCCGCATTTTCGATCAGGGCCACCATGGCGGGCGTGGCGAAAACGGCCACGCTGCCCGACCCGTAAGCCTCGGCCGTATTTTTATCCGTCACCGTCGTCTCCGCGGTGTAAGTCAATCCGATTTCCAGTGTTTTCATAATTCTCCGATTTGGGTCTCCGGACCGGATTTTCCGGTCCGGAGACGATGATTCCGATTATCGTTCCTCTCCGAACAAACGCCCTGCCATCGCACAGGCGAGTGCGTCACAATCGGCGTATTTATCGACCGCGGGCCGCCCGGCGATCTCCGCGGGCGCACACACGGGTTCCCAGCCGATCTCCTCGGCGAATTTGAGCAGGTTGCGCACACCGCCGCCGTTCCAGCTGTACGAGCCGAAAAGTCCCAGCGATTTGTTCTTGACATTCATGTGCACCAGCGTGCGGCAGAGCAGCTCCATGAGCGGGAACATCTCCCCGTTGTAGGCGCAGCTGCCCAAAATCACACCCCGGTACTCCCAGATCGCATTGATCAGATAGGAAAGGTGGGTTTTCGACACGTCGAACACCTTGATGTCGCGCACCCCGCGCTGGGCGATGCCGTTGGCGATATAATCGGCCATGCGGGCCGTGTTGCCGTACATCGAAGCGTAGATCACCACCACGCCGGGTTCGGCCTCGTAGCGGCTCCAGCGGTCGTAGAGCGAGAGAACCCGCTCGGTATTCTGGCGCCAGATCGGGCCGTGGAGCGGGCAGATCGTCCGCAGGGGAATTCCGGAGAGTTTGGCGAAAGCCTTCTGAACCATGCCGCTGTACTTGCCCACGATGTTGGAGTAATAACGGCGCATCTCGCTTTCGTAGAATGCGAAATGGGTCTGGTCGTCGAAGATGCCGCCGTCCAGCGTGCCGAATGTGCCGAAAGCATCGGCCGAAAAGAGAATCTGTTCGGTCACGTCGTAGGTCATCATCGTCTCGGGCCAGTGCACCCACGGTGTGAAAACAAACTTCAGCTTGTGGCGGCCCAGCTCCAGTTCGTCGCCGTCCTTCACCTCGACCAGGTGATTGCAGAAGGCGCCGTAGTAGCTTTGGAGAATTTTGAAAGTCTTCGCATTGCCCACGATCCGCACCTGCGGATAGCGCCGCACGATCGACTCGATCTCGCCCGAATGGTCGGGCTCCATGTGGTTGATGACCAGGTAATCCAGATCGCGCCCCTCCAGCAGAATCTCGATCCGCTCCAGATAGGCGCCGTCGCTGCCCATCTCCACCGTGTCGATCAGGGCCGTCTTCTCATCCGTAAACAGATAGGAGTTGTACGACACCCCGTGCGGCAGCGGCCACAGGTTCTCGAACAAGTTCTTGCGCCGGTCGTTCACACCGATCCAATGAATTTTCTCACTGATGTTCACACTGTACTGCATATACATTCGTTTTTTACAGTTTCTATTTCCGTTCGCTCATACGCACCACGTCGGCAATCTGCCGCGTAGCGATCTTGGGGTTGGCGATCACGTTGCCTCCGCTGACGCATCCGCCTTCGCAGGCCATCACCTCCACCATATTGCCGGGACACGACTTGGCATACCCCCTCAACTCCCGGATACTCTGTTTGTTCAGACCGTTCACCAGCACGGGACGCACCTCGAAACGGTCGCCGACCTTCGTCTTCACGGCGGTCATCACGCCCGAGGAGACGGGATACCCGCGGCTCGTGGAGTCGATTCCCTCCTCCAGCTCCACGCAGGAACTGTTAGCAACATCGATGCCCTTTGCGATGAACATCGAGCCGATCTCCTCGAAATTGAGCATCAGGTCGGCGTTCGGGTCGCAATAGGTCTCATAGCGCTTGGCCAGGCAGGGCCCCACGAAGACCAGCACGGCATCCGGATAACGCTCGCGGGCGATCCGCGCCGTGTACTGCATCGGGGTGAGCGTATCCGACACGAAGGGTTTGATTTCGGGCATGTGCTTCTGAACCGCCGCAATGTAGGAAGGGCAGCAGGAAGTGGTCATGAAGGCCTGTCCCCCGGCCATCTTGTGCAGGAATTCGCGGGCCTCGTTCTCCGTGGTCTCGTCCGCCCCGCGCGCCACCTCGATCACATCGTCGAAGCCCAGTTCCCGGATAGCCCCCAGAATCTGAGCCAGCGGCGCCTTGAACTGCCCCGCGATGGCCGGCGCCACCATGGCCACCACCTTTTTCGGGCCGGCGAACGCCTTGAATATGTCCATGATGTGCGATTTCTCCATCACCGCGCCGAACGGGCAGGAGGAGATGCAGCGGCCGCAGTAGATACATTTCGTGTAGTCGATCTGCTCCGTTCCGTCCTCCCGTTTGGAGATCGCCCCCACGGGACACGACTCCTCGCACGGCACCGGAATATAGACGATGGCATGATAAGGGCAGTTCTTCATGCAGAGGCCGCAATTGACGCACTTCGTATGGTCGATGTGCGCCTGCCCGTTCTCGAAACTGATCGCCCCCTTGTTGCAGTTGGCCATGCAGGGACGGGCCAGACAGCCCCGGCACATGTTGGTCACCACATAGTTGGTCTTCACGCAGGCGCTGCACACCTCGTCCACCACCGTCAGGGGTTCCCGCTCCACTTCCGTCCGCTCGAAGGCCCGGCGGACGTATTCGCTCAGCGGAGTCAGCTCGTCCTCCTCGTCGCGGATATTGAAGCCCAACAGGGCCATCAGCTTGTAGCGCAGCATCGCCCGGTCCTTGTAGAGGCAGCAGCGGGAAGCCTGCGAACCTTTCGGGCGCAGCTCCAGCGGAATCCGGTCGATCTTCAGTTCCAGTTCTCCCTTGTCGTACAGTTTGGCCAGCCGGGTCAGCAGTTCCCGGCGCATCAGCACCGCATTATTCACCGCCATCGTCTATGCCTTTAATTCGTCCTTAATCGCCTCGACCACCTTTTCGATCGTCGCACCGGACACCGTCCGGTCGCCGACCTTGACGAAAGGCGCTCCCTGGGAATCCTCCCGGTTGCAACAATCCAGACAGGGCGACCCTTGAATCTCCACCTGCGCGAGCAGTTCGGCGGGCAGCTGCTCGTCGAGCAGCTGGAGTTCGGCCCCGCCCATCACGTAGCACAGCGTGCCCGTGCAAATCTTTACGATCAGTTTCTTTTCCATCCGTTCAGATATATTGTATGCGTACTTCTTTCCTGTATCTCTTTTCCAACAAATCGCCCAGCCGTTTCACAAGGTTGCGCCTCAGCTCCAGCTCCACGGGCAGGTTCGGGTCCTGGTGCAGGGGATTGATCCGCGTTCCCACCACGAACTCCACCACGTCGTGATCGAGCAGCATACGGGCCACCACTCCGTCCGTCCCCTTCTCCTTCACTTCCGCGCCGGGCGCCGTACGTTCGAGCAGGCTCTTCACCCGGTTCAGTGTCAGCACCCCCTCGGTCACCAGGTCGACCCCCTCCATCGTGGAGGTCGGCGGCAGGCCCGCCGGGTCGCGGCGCAGGACGACCGATACGGGACGTCCCAACTCGCGGGAGACGATCTGCGCCGTCGTCCCCCCGCAGATCAGCTTCGTGCCCGGATACCGGGCCACCATATCGGCCAGAATCTCGTCCTTCTGCTCCTTGAAGGGAGGCCCCGAACAGACCAGTATCCGGCGGGGCTGCCGCAGATAGAGCACGGCACAGGTCAGGTCCCGTTTCGGAGCGAACAAATCGTTCAGTTCGGCCCGCTCCACGATCTTCCGCGCCAGTTCCCGCGCCGAAATCAGGGGGTTCTGCGCAATTTCGGCCCGGCAATAGCCGGTCACCCCGTCCCGTCCCCATCCGCCGGGAAGCCGCCGGGTCAGCAGACCGGAAGAGACCACCCCGCCGGTCATCAGCACGATCCTGTCTTCGGGCTCGGCCCGGAAATCGCCGCTCCACAAACGGCACTCCCCGGCCTCTTCCCCGGCCGTCCCGCACTGAGGGAACGGCATCTCCCGCCCGCCGCGGAACAACATGCAGGGCACGGTCCCGAATCCGGTGATCCGCACCCGCCCGCTGCGGTGAATATCCAGCATGGTAAAACTCACCGTCCGTTCCGCAGCGGCCGTTCCATCCTCCTCCCGGTCCCGGGACCTCTCCGGCTCCGGCGCAAACGTGCGCACAATGGTCCGCGCCCCGCGCAGGGCATCCTCCCCGTCCAGCGCATAATGAAGCGCCATCGAACCGATCACCTCGGAAGTGACCCGTCCGCGGACGCCCTGCTCCGCACCTCCGGCCAGCACCACGATCGTGCGGTTGCCGTGCCGACGCTGGACGCAGATCTCCCCGGGGACCGTCTCCCCCTTGCGGCCGATCTGGCAGCTCTCCGCCTCGATGAAAAATCCGGTGGTCTCCATCGACTATTCGTTTTTCGCCCCGCCCCGGGCATCGAGAATCGAATTGAGGATCGCCTCCGTACGCGAGGCATTCTCCCCGAGCAGGCAGGCGATTTTCTGCACGGTTTCGAGATTCTCCCGAATCACGCGCTGCGTCCGCGAAACGATCTCCTCGTTGCGCACCTGCGAAAAGAGCATGTTGCGGCAAATCATCAGATAGACCTTGCCTCGCTGCACGACGTGAACCGACACGGTCAGGATACGTTCGCGCACCTGCACGTCCCTCACCAGGCTCTCGTCGCCGCTCTCGGCCAGTTCATTCACCAGCCTGACGAACGGAAGCACGCTCTCCCCCTCCAGCCCGCTCCAGCCGGGCGAGGCGTCGTAGAGCGATTCGGCATCGGGCCCCATCATGGAAGCCAGCCGCCGGTTCGCCTCGGCGATCCGCACCGTTCCCTCCTCCAGCGCCACCACAGCCACCCCGGCCGCCAGTTTGTTCACCAGCGTCGTGAAGCGGGACCGAAGCTCGGTCTGCACGTAATGCGTACACATCTGGCGGCAGACGACACCCCGGCTCAGCGCCTTGGCGAAACGGCGGCAGGTGCCGTAACCGCAGCCGTTGCAGTCGATCCGGTCGCTTTCGAGCGACAGCCCGAGCGAAT contains:
- a CDS encoding 6-phosphofructokinase; amino-acid sequence: MKDAIAILTGGGPAPGMNTVVGSVAKTFLQKGYRVIGLHEGYTGLFKKNPRMVDIDYFLADDIFNRGGSYLQMSRFKPTNENFANDFNLDFFTSNNVKLLVTVGGDDTASTANRIAKFLEEKKYPIANIHVPKTIDNDLPLPEGSPTFGYQSAKDKGAIIGRTVYVDARTSGNWFVLAAMGRSAGHLAFGIGTACHYPMIVIPEMFNKTEITVDKIVNLVISSIIKRKIMHMDYGAAIISEGVFHELSNDEIKKSGVHFSYDEHGHPELGKVSKAHIFNEMIEKKLKQINLKVKSRPVEIGYEVRCQTPVAFDLVYCSMLGMGVYKLFSEGKTGCMVYVDQRGQVSQLYLKDLQDDVTGKIPPRLVDITGDKFHAVVDHILCYLTPEDYEAARQWVEFPEEYDFFRILNWDPANY
- a CDS encoding DUF4919 domain-containing protein, which gives rise to MKKIFALVLLSMPLWLLGQRVPDNDAVLRAVIDHASPYYYPPLFSRYMAGDTTLTEDDYYYLYYGFPYQEEYKPLEANPADDKVMTVFAQNNEPDSAQCARIIEYVGESMKADPFSPRNVNFLIYAYEKLGDRRQAEINRDRLDKIVATIKSSGTGLRQDSPWHVLFFSHSTDVLAMMDLQPMKRMVVTSTVEYIPLLQRHGKVKGYYFDFGRVYWRKPDKLREKRVQGLEFNGIPLYKKKGFGRP
- a CDS encoding thioesterase family protein, which translates into the protein MEIGLTYTAETTVTDKNTAEAYGSGSVAVFATPAMVALIENAARHAVAPALDPGQSTVGTLIDVTHVKATPVGRKVFATATLTAIDGRELVYEVSARDESGATIGEGVHRRFIVDVEKFLKKASNS
- the dapA gene encoding 4-hydroxy-tetrahydrodipicolinate synthase is translated as MKNNIQGVGVALVTPFDERGGVDYVSLGRLVDYVTENGADFLVALGTTAETPTLSAGEKSDILAFVRERNRKGLPLIVGIGGYDTAGVIRQIGETDLSGVDAVLSVTPYYNKPSQQGLFEHYRAIAGESPVPILLYNVPSRTGVNLKAETTLRLASEVKNLLGVKEACGSLSQMSYLLRDRPEGFRVFSGDDNMALPLIALGGDGVISVAANVFPAVFIRMVRAAFAGDRTTASSLQLRLFEAVEVLFAEGNPTGVKAALAVRGMAENRLRLPLVPGSDALLERLRMLMDRYGL
- a CDS encoding (4Fe-4S)-binding protein, with translation MADRQHRSYSNGEITVLWQPEKCRHSGICVSRLPEVFDARSRPWINMEAAESRKIVETILRCPSGALSYTLGGTRKPQAAAAPQRELVTR
- a CDS encoding clostripain-related cysteine peptidase encodes the protein MTRMLLTVFGGICLLLFPACEREGATVVPSAERTLLVYMVADNSLGYSQYDTENIDMLLQAVGDSDPAPGRIVIYRDPAGEAPRLLEVVRNSSGVGELRTLKGYGDQNSLDPSVMRVVLGDVRTLAPGVSYGLILWSHATGWLPQGSGYTRSSLLRKNAASGGEDMPLTRTFGQDGSFEMELSDLAAALPDGMFDYIVIDACFMGEAEVAYALRNKADYMVASAAEVLANGLPYDRIVSDLLAPQPRLSEVCRKFFEYYDARSGPFRTATTALYDLGKMERLAEAMGRITERYRSQIPLLDRGAIQHFDRYSRHTMFDLEDVVSQLVPASDPLLAEFGTCLDSVVLYKRSTEKVMSAVTVETFCGMSVYVPYADYADLNALYAGTAWYARVYGNSGR
- the ligA gene encoding NAD-dependent DNA ligase LigA, with amino-acid sequence MLEQILRLRKELNEHNYRYYVLNDPLISDYDFDRKMRELQELEAAYPQYDDPNSPSHRVGSDLTGEFATVAHRYPMLSLSNTYSPDEMHEFCDRVAREVGETEYVCELKFDGTAISVTYENGRLVRAVTRGDGTAGDDVTANVRTIRSIPLELRGDDYPSFFEIRGEILMPHASFDRLNAEREEAGEAPFANPRNAAAGTLKQQSSAVVARRGLDNFMYYLVGDDLPYASHWESLQKAKEWGFKISDRMELCRSTECIDDYIRRVDRLRETLPYDTDGVVIKVNEYALQRKLGYTAKSPRWAVAYKFKAEQALTRLNTVDFQVGRTGAVTPVANLDPVQLAGTTVKRASLHNAEQIALLDIRLHDMVYVEKGGEIIPKIVGVELSRRPADSTPFEYITHCPECGTLLVRYEGEAKHYCPNQSHCPPQIVGRIIHFIARRAMDIEGLGEETVALLYEQGLIRNIADLYDLTAGELAPLPRLGEKSAENIVTSIRRSAEVPFPRVLFALGIRFVGETTAKNLAARFGSLDAIAAATREQLLEADEVGEKIADSVIQYLSDEDNLKIIARLRKAGVQFSGGKREGLSDSLGGRTFVISGTFAAHSRDQLKELIELHGGKNLAAVSSNTDFLLAGANMGPAKLAKAQKLGVEIIDEERFLAMIGEGDGAGAASSPEKENNPVQGSLF